The genomic stretch TCCAATTTCAGCCGTATCAAATTACTGGCACAAAAACGAAATTCCAAACAGAACACGGTCATCCATTCAAATTATAACGTCATCATCCACATTTATATTTCACAGCCACAAGCCCTTGAACCCTTTTATGACAGCCGACAACGAGCAGGTAAGCAAAGGCGACCGTGGCGAGACTCACGCATCAGACCTCGTCCTCGTGCAGCATCATGTTGGGGATGCCCTTGTCGATGGGGAAGCAGCGGCTGGTATCGGGGCAGACGAGGGAGCCCTCCTGGACGTGGATCTCGAGGAGCGCGTGGTGGATGCGGCGGATGGCGCTGCCTtcgacgtcggcggcgcccTCGGCGAAGATCTCCTCCTCGGGGGGCTGCTCCTCAGGGAGCAGCTCGGGGAGGCCGAGAGcgcgggtggcggcgacgagggcgcgCCAGTCGATCTtcgggaggaggccgcggatGAAGTCGGCGTTGAGGTCCACCTCCTTAGTCACCCACTTAGCCGCCTCCAGCTTCAGCGGGTAGCCGGTCGTCGCACCCCGGACGTTCGACGCCAGCATGTTGTGCGTCAGGAGCCTCATCTCTCGATTGGATGGGATCCGAGCTGCTGCTTCTCCTCTGCCGACGGCGTAGGTGATCTCGCGCTGCTCCGGCGGCGTGCTGCGGCTGCGGAGAAAAACCCTAGCGGAGTAGGGGGAATGGGGGCTGGACGGTGGCTGATGAAGATTCGGGGAGGCAGGGGAGAAAGGGTTTTGGATGGGTTTGTTGCTTTGAGATTCGCGCTACCATGGAGGATCATGCGACACGCGCACGGCCGCAGAAGGCGGCTAGAAGGAATACGCTAATCCATGTCCAATGCGTAAACTCAACAGGCAGATAGATGGTAACCATCCAGCTTCAGGAAATACAGGCCTGGTGCGACAATTGGATAGGGCTAACAGCGAACGGGGCACCTATTTTGGATTTTTGGCTTGAACAAATTGTTCGAATACCAGAAGCATTTGTTGCTGGATTAAACAACGAAACTTCAAAACCGAACGGGCGAACAATCCTCACACATAATCGCATCGAGCGCAGGTCAATTGTCAAGCATGATGCCTGCAAACGACCCACCCAACGGCATACATGGAGCTAcagaaaaaacaaaaaccaaCATCCGCAATAACGAGGTGCAAGTGCAAGTCGAACTATAAAGTCCATTGTATTAGCTATATCATATATGGTGTCCAACGGTGAGAACAGACCATCTAGTAACAGGAATTTACATCTAGTCTGGTAAAGAACGGGTCACTGCCTAACTGATCTAGTAAGCTCAATGTCATGAAATAGTCGACATTGGCGCATCACCATCGCCCCGGCACAGCTCCTCCAGTTCAGCCATTAAATCACCCCCATCGGTGCCAGCTGCGTCACTCAGCATCCCATCCTGCATTGCCTGTTCAAATATCAAACAGCATACACAAAGTTAAATCGATCGCTACCCATGGCATGTTAGTTAGTGCTCAAGGAAACGATGATTATTGttagagaaaaaataaagaggACCTGGGACTCCTGCAGCTCGTTAACACAGGTTTGCAGCCTGCGGTACTGGTCCCTTGCTTCAGGATACTGGGTCATGGAATGCACACGAGCGAGTGCTCTTTGTAGCCGGCCTTCAGCCTGTTTCCTGCCATCCTTCAAGTAATCGTATTCATCCTCAGCCTCAGACTTTGCAGGTTGGATCTGCGATGATGGGCCTTCAAGTTGTTTCTCAGCTTGGAAACCTCGCAAGCcccttctctttctcctccACCTCAGTATGACTTTCTCCACGATGCCAACAGACCAGACCACCTTCCGATAGTTTTTCCTTACATTATGTCCTCGTACATGGGCCTAATAAACAATGTACAGTTAGATACAGAAAAGAATAAGGGATGGGAATTTTACAGTTGTACTTGACAACCTAACTTAATGCGTCACTCTTATCGTCAAGTAAATGTAGCGTCGTCAACTGAAATGTCAAGACCATGactactacagtactactccatccgttccaaattgtagatcgttttgacttttctaggtgcatagatattattatgcatcttgATGCAGTGTATGTCTGGATGCATAATAATttttatgaacctagaaaagtcaaaacgacctacaatttggaacggagggagtaacaaacACTTGACTTTATGTTTTTTTGCATCTGATCCAAACTAAATGACCCATGGCTGAAAAAACTTGCTGCATCACCGAAGAAATGGAGCTTGGAATGATTTgcccaatgaaaaaaaaaatatcaaatgggTGTAAACAGGTAGTTTGATACAGATGACTGAAATCTGACAAGCAACACTAAACAGTGATTTCTCAAAAATGTTTGGCACTGAGCAATCCATAGTGTGGAGCGTAATTTCGTCAAATTACTTTTTAGCTGGTTTGTACAATGCTTAATTTACGATATTAAGTATAGTATGAACAAATGAAAGATGCGGTATGAAATTTCAGCAAACAAAAACAAGATTATAGACTAGAAAATAGAAATACCTGTATCTTCACAATTTTCTGTCGGATAATCATAAACTCCTTTCTTCCTTTCCACCCTCTAAACTTGTTTTGAATACGAACTGCAGCAGAATGCATAGGCATATCACTGTGTCCAGGTTTCGCATTTTTAAGCGAAATAAGTGAAAGCGTGCGTTCATCAGATAATCCACAATCATCATCTCCATATTCGATCACTTTCTTTCTGTGGAATGATTCCACCCTAAAAGCTTGAAATATTCTGGCTGCAGCTTGAGTTGATTTACGAACCGCACCAAGTGAATCTTTTAAGGACTCTTCCTGAGAATCCACACAAGCGAGCTGAGCAGAACTAGGCTCTGCAAACTCTTCAGCTGCTGTTAATCCACCTATTTCTTCCACATTGCCACCCTGCGATTCTTTTAGTGTAAGAGCTGAAAGGTGATTTGTCAAAGCAGACTCGGCAAGAAAACCGGCTATGCCTTTGTGTCCATTTTCTGATGCTAAATCAGCAGGAGTCGCAGATGGGAACTGCTGTGTTGGATCTGTCAAAGCACCAGGATCAGCTCCGTTTGCTATCAGTGCACCAACTGTACGCTCCCTAAAATTACAGAGATACAATAAGTTAAGCATGAAAAGGTAGATTCAGAACTACCATATGTAAATTATTTTTGCAATACCTTCCACAAGATGCAGCCCAGTGAAGCGCAGTCCATCCACGAATATCCCTAAAGTTTACTTTTACGCCTGCAGCAACTATTGGTTTTATAGCCCAATCATAGCCAAGTGCGGCTACTAAATGAATCACACCTT from Setaria italica strain Yugu1 chromosome II, Setaria_italica_v2.0, whole genome shotgun sequence encodes the following:
- the LOC101784924 gene encoding multifunctional methyltransferase subunit TRM112-like protein At1g22270, which translates into the protein MRLLTHNMLASNVRGATTGYPLKLEAAKWVTKEVDLNADFIRGLLPKIDWRALVAATRALGLPELLPEEQPPEEEIFAEGAADVEGSAIRRIHHALLEIHVQEGSLVCPDTSRCFPIDKGIPNMMLHEDEV